A window of the Lactuca sativa cultivar Salinas chromosome 7, Lsat_Salinas_v11, whole genome shotgun sequence genome harbors these coding sequences:
- the LOC111876070 gene encoding farnesyl diphosphate synthase 2 produces the protein MSSDLKSKFLQVYEVLKSELIHDPSFEFDDDSRQWVERMLDYNVPGGKLNRGLSVVDSYKLLKGEELTEDEVFLACALGWCIEWLQAYFLVLDDIMDESHTRRGQPCWFRLPKVGMIAVNDGVVLRNHISRILKKHFRSKTYYVDLLDLFNEVEFQTASGQMIDLITTLVGEKDLSKYSLSIHRRIVQYKTAYYSFYIPVACALLMFGENLDDHVQVKDVLVEMGTYFQVQDDYLDCFGAPEVIGKIGTDIEDFKCSWLVVKALELSNEEQKKLLNENYGRKDPGSVAKVKELYNSLNLQGVFEEYENKTYEKLVKSIETHPSKPVQAVLKSFLAKIYKRQK, from the exons aTGAGCAGCGATCTGAAATCCAAATTCCTGCAAGTGTATGAGGTTCTGAAATCGGAGCTAATTCATGATCCTTCATTTGAGTTCGACGACGATTCTCGTCAGTGGGTCGAACGG ATGCTTGACTACAATGTACCTGGAG GAAAGTTAAATAGAGGCCTTTCCGTTGTGGACAGCTACAAGCTTCTAAAAGGAGAAGAACTAACAGAAGATGAAGTTTTTCTTGCATGTGCCCTTGGTTGGTGCATTGAATGG CTTCAAGCATATTTTCTTGTACTTGATGACATCATGGATGAATCGCATACACGCAGAGGTCAACCCTGTTGGTTTAGATTACCCAAAGTTGGTATGATTGCTGTAAATGATGGAGTTGTTCTTCGCAACCATATTTCCAGAATCTTAAAGAAACATTTCAGATCAAAGACTTATTATGTGGATCTACTCGATCTATTCAATGAG GTGGAATTCCAAACAGCATCTGGACAGATGATTGATTTGATTACTACACTTGTTGGAGAAAAAGATCTGTCAAAATATTCTTTATCTAT TCACCGTCGGATTGTTCAGTACAAAACAGCCTATTACTCGTTTTATATTCCT GTTGCATGTGCACTCCTTATGTTTGGAGAGAATCTAGATGATCATGTTCAAGTGAAAGATGTCCTCGTTGAAATGGGTACCTATTTTCAAGTGCAG GATGATTATTTGGACTGTTTTGGTGCTCCTGAGGTGATTGGAAAG ATTGGAACAGACATCGAAGACTTCAAGTGTTCATGGTTGGTTGTGAAAGCATTGGAACTTTCTAACGAGGAGCAGAAGAAACTTCTCAAC GAGAACTACGGGAGGAAGGATCCGGGCAGCGTGGCAAAAGTAAAGGAACTATACAATTCTCTCAACCTTCAG GGCGTGTTTGAAGAATACGAGAATAAGACTTACGAAAAGTTGGTGAAATCAATCGAAACTCACCCAAGCAAACCCGTACAAGCCGTGTTGAAATCTTTCTTGGCAAAAATATACAAGAGGCAAAAATAG